One genomic segment of Streptomyces niveus includes these proteins:
- a CDS encoding TerD family protein — MGVSLSKGGNVSLTKEAPGLTAVLVGLGWDVRTTTGTDYDLDASALLVNEAGKVGTDQNFVFYNNLKSPDGSVEHTGDNLTGEGEGDDEVVKVNLAAVPAEITKIVFPVSIHDAESRGHSFGQVRNAFIRVVNQDGGVELARYDLSEDAATETAMVFGELYRNGAEWKFRAVGQGYASGLSGIAADFGVGV; from the coding sequence GTGGGAGTTTCCCTGTCCAAAGGCGGCAATGTATCGCTCACCAAGGAGGCGCCGGGGCTGACGGCCGTCCTGGTCGGTCTCGGCTGGGACGTCCGCACGACGACCGGTACCGACTACGACCTGGACGCCAGCGCGCTGCTGGTCAACGAGGCCGGGAAGGTCGGCACCGACCAGAACTTCGTGTTCTACAACAACCTCAAGAGTCCTGACGGTTCGGTCGAGCACACCGGTGACAACCTCACCGGTGAGGGCGAGGGTGACGACGAGGTCGTCAAGGTGAACCTGGCCGCCGTTCCCGCCGAGATCACCAAGATCGTCTTCCCGGTGTCGATCCACGACGCCGAGAGCCGCGGCCACAGCTTCGGCCAGGTCCGCAACGCCTTCATCCGTGTGGTGAACCAGGACGGCGGCGTCGAACTCGCGCGCTACGACCTGAGCGAGGACGCGGCGACCGAGACCGCCATGGTCTTCGGCGAGCTGTACCGCAACGGCGCCGAGTGGAAGTTCCGCGCCGTGGGCCAGGGTTACGCGAGTGGCCTGTCGGGCATCGCCGCCGACTTCGGTGTCGGCGTCTGA
- a CDS encoding PTS-dependent dihydroxyacetone kinase phosphotransferase subunit DhaM has translation MSTDKPVGVVLVSHSRAVAEAVAELAIGLAGGGATAPVAAAGGTPDGGLGTSSELIAAAAAEVDRGAGVALLVDLGSAVLTVKSLLAEGDELPPGARLVDAPFVEGAVAAVVTASAGADLDAVEAAASEAYDYRKV, from the coding sequence GTGAGTACGGACAAGCCGGTCGGTGTCGTGCTCGTGTCGCACAGCCGGGCGGTGGCCGAGGCGGTCGCCGAGCTGGCGATCGGGCTCGCGGGCGGCGGTGCCACCGCTCCGGTGGCCGCCGCCGGCGGTACTCCGGACGGCGGGCTCGGCACCAGTTCGGAGCTGATCGCGGCGGCGGCCGCCGAGGTGGACCGGGGAGCGGGTGTCGCGCTCCTGGTCGATCTGGGCAGCGCCGTGCTGACCGTGAAGTCGCTGCTGGCCGAGGGCGACGAACTGCCTCCCGGCGCACGGCTGGTGGACGCGCCCTTCGTGGAAGGCGCGGTCGCGGCCGTGGTCACGGCGTCGGCGGGCGCGGATCTGGACGCGGTGGAGGCGGCGGCCTCGGAGGCGTACGACTACCGCAAGGTCTGA
- the dhaL gene encoding dihydroxyacetone kinase subunit DhaL, protein MLDVDFFRRWLRAAAAAVEREAGRLTELDSAIGDADHGSNLQRGFRAVTAALESEPPETPGATLILAGRQLISTVGGASGPLYGTLLRRTGKALGDSAEVTAEQLAEALGAGVAAVAQLGGAKAGDKTMIDALEPAVAALGTSFAAAATAADEGAVATVPLLARKGRASYLGERSIGHQDPGATSSALLIAALAATAGE, encoded by the coding sequence GTGCTCGACGTCGATTTCTTCCGCCGCTGGCTCAGGGCGGCGGCCGCCGCCGTGGAGCGGGAGGCGGGCCGTCTCACCGAGCTCGACTCGGCGATCGGCGACGCCGACCACGGCAGCAATCTCCAGCGCGGTTTCCGGGCCGTGACCGCGGCGCTGGAGTCGGAGCCGCCGGAGACGCCCGGCGCCACGCTGATCCTCGCGGGGCGGCAGTTGATCTCCACGGTGGGCGGCGCCTCGGGGCCGCTGTACGGGACGCTGCTGCGGCGTACGGGCAAGGCGCTCGGGGATTCCGCCGAGGTGACGGCCGAGCAGTTGGCGGAGGCGCTGGGTGCAGGGGTCGCCGCCGTGGCGCAGTTGGGCGGTGCGAAGGCCGGGGACAAGACGATGATCGACGCGCTGGAGCCCGCGGTGGCGGCGCTCGGCACGTCGTTCGCGGCGGCGGCGACCGCCGCGGACGAGGGCGCGGTGGCGACCGTGCCGCTGCTGGCCCGCAAGGGCCGGGCGAGCTATCTCGGTGAGCGCAGCATCGGGCATCAGGATCCGGGCGCCACGTCTTCCGCGCTGCTGATCGCGGCCCTGGCCGCGACGGCGGGCGAGTGA
- the dhaK gene encoding dihydroxyacetone kinase subunit DhaK, giving the protein MRMLINVPETVVADGLRGMAAAHPDLSVDVDNRVVVRRDAPVEGKVGLVSGGGSGHEPLHGGFVGPGMLSAACPGEVFTSPVPDQMVRAATAVDSGAGVLFIVKNYTGDVLNFDMAAELAEDEGVRVGKVLVNDDVAVVDSLFTAGRRGTGATLFVEKIAGAAAEEGAPLERVEAIGRQVNESARSFGVALSAVTTPSKGSPTFDLPDGELELGIGIHGEPGRERRAMMTSREIADFAVNAVLEDLNPSGPVIALVNGMGATPLLELYGFNAEVQRVLAERGVAVARTLVGNYVTSLDMAGCSVTLCQVDEDLLRLWDAPVQTPALRWGR; this is encoded by the coding sequence TTGAGAATGCTCATCAACGTGCCGGAGACCGTCGTCGCCGACGGACTGCGCGGAATGGCCGCCGCGCACCCCGATCTGTCCGTCGACGTGGACAACCGCGTCGTCGTACGCCGGGACGCGCCGGTCGAGGGAAAGGTGGGGCTCGTCTCGGGCGGCGGTTCGGGGCATGAGCCGTTGCACGGGGGGTTCGTGGGCCCCGGGATGCTCTCCGCCGCCTGTCCGGGGGAGGTCTTCACCAGTCCCGTGCCCGATCAGATGGTGCGGGCCGCCACCGCCGTGGACAGTGGCGCGGGGGTGCTGTTCATCGTCAAGAACTACACCGGCGACGTCCTCAACTTCGACATGGCGGCCGAGCTGGCCGAGGACGAGGGTGTCCGCGTCGGGAAGGTGCTCGTCAACGACGATGTCGCGGTGGTCGACAGCCTGTTCACGGCGGGCCGGCGCGGTACGGGCGCCACGCTCTTCGTCGAGAAGATCGCCGGCGCCGCCGCCGAGGAGGGCGCGCCGCTGGAGCGGGTCGAGGCGATCGGGCGGCAGGTGAACGAGAGCGCGCGCAGCTTCGGTGTCGCCCTCAGCGCCGTGACGACCCCGTCCAAGGGCAGTCCGACCTTCGATCTGCCGGACGGTGAGCTGGAGCTGGGCATCGGTATCCACGGCGAGCCGGGGCGTGAGCGGCGCGCCATGATGACCTCGCGCGAGATCGCGGACTTCGCCGTGAACGCGGTGCTGGAGGACCTGAACCCGTCGGGCCCGGTGATCGCGCTGGTCAACGGCATGGGGGCGACACCCCTGCTGGAGCTGTACGGCTTCAACGCCGAGGTGCAGCGGGTGCTTGCCGAGCGGGGCGTGGCGGTGGCCCGTACGCTCGTCGGGAACTACGTGACCTCGCTCGACATGGCCGGGTGTTCGGTGACGCTCTGTCAGGTCGACGAGGACCTGCTGCGGCTCTGGGACGCGCCGGTGCAGACGCCCGCACTGCGCTGGGGCCGCTGA
- a CDS encoding M56 family metallopeptidase, whose translation MGVFVLLPLLLPLTAVPIARLAERHLHPRVATRLLSALAAVLAVCSTVCLGLLVVVGTVQLPGHPLPDAWADREAPTTAPYEEAAGKGAVVALLAVAVSWSTSARRHRRVRRRAEDALAGVPDGELTVLTDEAAYAYALPGVRSGSALRTWFTGGRAVREGAPVRDAMSGGRIVVSTAMLACLDADERAALVAHERAHLAGHHHRYLLLVRFAARANPLLMPLRSAVAYATERWADEEAARVTGERRVVARAIGKAALVSRGTPTPTLAGFAAPGPVPRRVAALLEPAPSAVRWPPVFTAVGLAAWAAAAGTLGSALSSANATVTLLLVLKAAGPL comes from the coding sequence ATGGGAGTGTTCGTCCTGCTGCCGTTGCTGCTGCCGCTGACCGCGGTGCCGATCGCGCGCCTCGCCGAACGGCATCTCCATCCCCGGGTCGCCACAAGGCTGTTGTCGGCGCTGGCCGCCGTCCTCGCCGTGTGCAGCACGGTGTGCCTCGGGCTGCTGGTGGTCGTCGGTACGGTGCAGCTGCCCGGTCACCCGCTCCCCGACGCCTGGGCCGACCGGGAGGCCCCCACCACCGCGCCGTACGAGGAGGCCGCGGGCAAGGGCGCCGTCGTCGCGCTGCTCGCCGTGGCCGTGTCGTGGTCCACCTCGGCCCGCAGACACCGCCGTGTCCGGCGCCGGGCCGAGGACGCGCTGGCCGGAGTGCCGGACGGAGAGCTGACCGTACTGACCGACGAGGCCGCGTACGCGTACGCGCTGCCGGGCGTGCGGAGCGGGTCCGCGCTCCGTACGTGGTTCACCGGGGGCCGGGCGGTGCGCGAAGGCGCCCCGGTGCGCGACGCGATGTCCGGGGGCCGGATCGTCGTCTCCACGGCCATGCTCGCGTGTCTGGACGCCGACGAACGCGCGGCACTCGTCGCCCATGAACGGGCCCATCTCGCCGGGCACCATCACCGCTATCTGCTTCTCGTCCGCTTCGCCGCGCGGGCCAACCCGCTGCTGATGCCGCTGCGGTCGGCCGTCGCCTACGCGACGGAGCGATGGGCGGACGAGGAGGCGGCCCGGGTGACGGGCGAACGGCGGGTGGTGGCGCGGGCCATCGGCAAGGCGGCGCTCGTCTCGCGCGGCACGCCCACCCCGACACTGGCGGGCTTCGCCGCGCCAGGGCCGGTGCCGCGCCGGGTGGCCGCGCTGCTGGAGCCCGCGCCGTCGGCCGTACGCTGGCCGCCGGTCTTCACCGCGGTGGGTCTGGCGGCCTGGGCGGCGGCGGCCGGGACACTCGGATCGGCGCTCTCCTCGGCGAACGCGACGGTGACGCTGCTCCTCGTACTGAAGGCGGCCGGTCCGCTCTGA
- a CDS encoding PadR family transcriptional regulator: MSLPHAILTALLERPSSGLELTRRFDRSIGYFWSATHQQIYRELGRLEESGYIRALAPEQPARGRKKEYEVLPAGREELTGWVAGREDPKPVRDPLLLRMRAAAVVGTDGLPVELRRHLALHESQLAEYRDIEARDFSPGPNPDAAPAASEADRLRHLVLRAGIDLERMWVEWLTEALRESDTAPAGPEGA; this comes from the coding sequence ATGTCCCTCCCCCACGCCATCCTCACCGCCCTCCTCGAAAGACCCTCGTCCGGCCTGGAGCTCACCCGCCGGTTCGACCGGTCCATCGGCTACTTCTGGTCGGCGACGCACCAGCAGATCTACCGGGAGCTGGGCAGGCTGGAGGAGTCGGGGTACATCCGTGCCCTGGCCCCGGAGCAGCCGGCCCGTGGGCGGAAGAAGGAGTACGAGGTACTGCCCGCCGGTCGCGAGGAGCTGACCGGATGGGTGGCGGGCCGGGAGGATCCCAAGCCCGTACGGGACCCGCTGCTGCTGCGGATGCGGGCGGCGGCGGTCGTCGGGACGGACGGGCTCCCCGTCGAGCTGCGCCGCCATCTCGCCCTTCATGAGAGCCAGTTGGCCGAGTACCGGGACATCGAGGCACGGGACTTCTCGCCGGGGCCGAACCCGGACGCGGCGCCCGCGGCCTCGGAGGCGGACCGGCTGCGGCATCTCGTGCTGCGCGCCGGGATCGATCTGGAGCGCATGTGGGTCGAGTGGCTCACCGAGGCGCTACGCGAGTCGGACACCGCACCGGCCGGTCCCGAAGGCGCGTAG
- a CDS encoding NADPH-dependent 2,4-dienoyl-CoA reductase, producing the protein MSPYPHLFRPLDLGSVTLPNRVLMGSMHVGLEEAENGFARMAAFYAARARGGVGLMVTGGIAPNDRGRPYEGGARLTTEAEAEQHRQVTSAVHAEGGRIAMQILHFGRYAYHPDLVAPSALQAPISPHVPHALTDDEVEETVEDFVRAAELARLAGYDGVEVMGSEGYLINEFIAARTNLREDRWGGSYENRIRFPVEIVRRIRERVGPDFILVYRLSMLDLVPGGSSLAEVVTLAKEIEAAGATLINTGIGWHEARIPTIAASVPRGAYTWVTKALMGSVSVPLITGNRVNTPEVAEQLLADGRADMVSMARPFLADPDFVVKAREGHADRINTCIGCNQACLDHTFSGRITSCLVNPRACHETELVLSPTRRVKRVAVVGAGPAGLACAVSAAERGHAVTLFDAADEIGGQLNVAKRVPGKEEFEETLRYFRGRLARLGVDVRLNTLVTAEELTAGAAGADGAAGFDEIVVATGVTPRTPPIPGIDHARVVGYLDVLRGGVAVGERVAIIGAGGIGFDVAEFLTDGGEGASLDADAYFRQWGVDTGYHSPGGLREPVRPKPPRTVHLIQRKTGKVGAGLGKTTGWIHRTELRHRGVTTIAGAAYDRVDDEGLHLTVNGSPAVLPVDTVVLCAGQEPRRELYDALRAAGAAPHLIGGADVAAELDAKRAIDQGTRLAATI; encoded by the coding sequence ATGAGCCCGTACCCCCATCTGTTCCGCCCTCTCGACCTGGGCTCCGTCACCCTGCCCAACCGGGTGCTGATGGGTTCGATGCACGTCGGACTGGAAGAGGCCGAGAACGGCTTCGCCCGTATGGCCGCCTTCTACGCCGCCCGCGCCCGTGGCGGCGTCGGTCTGATGGTGACCGGCGGTATCGCGCCCAACGACCGGGGACGGCCGTACGAGGGCGGCGCCCGGCTCACGACCGAGGCGGAGGCCGAGCAACACCGTCAGGTGACATCGGCCGTGCACGCCGAGGGCGGCCGGATCGCGATGCAGATCCTGCACTTCGGGCGGTACGCCTACCACCCGGACCTGGTGGCACCGAGCGCGCTCCAGGCTCCCATCAGCCCCCATGTCCCGCACGCCCTCACCGACGACGAGGTGGAGGAGACGGTCGAGGACTTCGTACGGGCGGCGGAGCTGGCACGGCTGGCCGGGTACGACGGCGTCGAGGTGATGGGGTCCGAGGGCTATCTGATCAACGAGTTCATCGCCGCGCGGACCAATCTGCGCGAGGACCGGTGGGGCGGCAGCTACGAGAACCGCATCCGCTTCCCCGTGGAGATCGTCCGCCGCATCCGGGAGCGCGTGGGTCCCGACTTCATCCTCGTCTACCGGCTGTCGATGCTCGACCTGGTGCCGGGCGGCTCCTCGCTCGCCGAAGTCGTCACGCTGGCCAAGGAGATCGAGGCGGCGGGCGCGACTCTGATCAACACCGGGATCGGCTGGCACGAGGCCCGCATCCCGACGATCGCCGCGTCCGTGCCGCGCGGCGCGTACACCTGGGTGACCAAGGCGCTGATGGGGTCGGTCTCCGTACCGCTGATCACCGGCAACCGCGTCAACACCCCTGAGGTGGCGGAGCAGTTGCTCGCCGACGGGCGCGCCGACATGGTGTCGATGGCGCGGCCCTTCCTGGCCGATCCCGATTTCGTCGTCAAGGCGCGGGAGGGGCACGCCGACAGGATCAACACCTGTATCGGCTGCAACCAGGCGTGTCTCGACCACACGTTCAGCGGGAGGATCACCTCCTGCCTGGTCAATCCACGGGCCTGTCACGAGACCGAGCTGGTCCTCTCCCCCACCCGGCGCGTCAAGCGTGTCGCGGTCGTCGGGGCCGGTCCCGCGGGGCTGGCGTGCGCGGTGTCGGCCGCCGAACGCGGCCATGCGGTCACGCTGTTCGACGCGGCGGACGAGATCGGCGGACAGCTCAATGTCGCCAAACGAGTCCCCGGGAAGGAGGAGTTCGAGGAGACGCTGCGCTACTTCCGCGGCCGGCTCGCACGGCTCGGTGTCGACGTACGGCTCAACACCCTGGTCACGGCAGAGGAGTTGACGGCCGGGGCGGCCGGAGCGGACGGGGCGGCCGGGTTCGACGAGATCGTCGTCGCGACCGGTGTCACTCCCCGTACGCCACCGATCCCCGGCATCGACCACGCCCGCGTGGTCGGCTATCTCGACGTGCTGCGCGGCGGCGTCGCCGTCGGCGAGCGCGTCGCGATCATCGGCGCCGGAGGCATCGGTTTCGACGTCGCGGAATTCCTCACCGACGGCGGCGAGGGGGCGAGCCTCGACGCGGACGCCTACTTCCGGCAGTGGGGAGTCGACACCGGCTACCACTCCCCCGGCGGGCTGCGGGAGCCCGTAAGGCCGAAGCCACCGAGGACGGTCCATCTCATCCAGCGGAAGACGGGAAAGGTAGGCGCCGGGCTGGGAAAGACCACGGGCTGGATCCACCGCACCGAACTGCGGCACCGGGGAGTCACCACGATCGCGGGCGCCGCGTACGACCGTGTCGACGACGAGGGGCTGCATCTGACCGTCAACGGCTCGCCCGCCGTCCTGCCGGTGGACACGGTCGTCCTGTGCGCCGGACAGGAACCACGGCGCGAGCTGTACGACGCGCTCCGCGCGGCAGGCGCCGCCCCGCATCTCATCGGCGGCGCGGACGTCGCCGCCGAACTCGACGCCAAGCGCGCCATCGACCAGGGGACGCGGCTCGCCGCCACGATCTGA
- a CDS encoding BlaI/MecI/CopY family transcriptional regulator, with amino-acid sequence MREQSGADGPGDRPRRRGQGELEAQVLAVLRQAPGPVNAGWVLDRLGGDLAYTTVMTILTRLQAKRAVTRERVGRFFEWCATSDEAGLAALRMRRVLDAESDREAVLARFVTTLSPDDERLLRDLLGLPEDGTED; translated from the coding sequence ATGAGGGAACAGAGCGGAGCGGACGGCCCGGGCGACCGTCCGCGGCGGCGCGGCCAGGGCGAGCTGGAGGCCCAGGTGCTCGCCGTGCTGCGGCAGGCGCCGGGACCGGTCAACGCGGGCTGGGTGCTCGACCGGTTGGGCGGGGACCTGGCGTACACGACGGTCATGACCATCCTGACCAGACTCCAGGCCAAACGGGCGGTCACCCGCGAACGCGTGGGCCGGTTCTTCGAATGGTGCGCGACCTCCGACGAGGCGGGGCTCGCCGCGCTGCGGATGCGCCGCGTGCTGGACGCGGAGTCGGACCGCGAAGCCGTACTGGCCAGGTTCGTCACCACGCTCTCGCCGGACGACGAGCGGCTGCTGCGCGACCTCCTCGGTCTTCCCGAGGACGGGACGGAGGACTGA
- a CDS encoding tellurite resistance TerB family protein encodes MALWDRIKESAQTMQTQLEAKKNDLKSGSFRDASMAMCALVAAADGSIDQAERQRVTQLITSNDVLRNFPPADLQRRFDDYLNQLVADMAIGKVGVLQEVAKAKKKPAEARAVIQIGIIIGGADGNFDAQERAVVREACFALDLQPQEFDV; translated from the coding sequence ATGGCCCTGTGGGATCGCATCAAGGAATCCGCCCAGACGATGCAGACCCAGCTGGAGGCGAAGAAGAACGACCTCAAGAGCGGCTCGTTCCGGGACGCCAGCATGGCGATGTGCGCCCTCGTCGCGGCGGCCGACGGTTCCATCGACCAGGCGGAGCGTCAGCGCGTCACACAGCTGATCACCAGCAACGACGTGCTGCGGAACTTCCCGCCCGCCGATCTGCAGAGGCGCTTCGACGACTACCTGAACCAGCTCGTCGCCGACATGGCGATCGGCAAGGTCGGCGTGCTCCAGGAAGTCGCCAAGGCGAAGAAGAAGCCGGCCGAGGCGCGTGCCGTCATCCAGATCGGCATCATCATCGGCGGCGCCGACGGCAACTTCGACGCGCAGGAGCGGGCCGTCGTACGTGAGGCGTGCTTCGCGCTCGACCTCCAGCCGCAGGAGTTCGACGTCTAG
- a CDS encoding FAD-dependent oxidoreductase: protein MGMDEDVDGPVAPDAGERIPPHRHTGRHARHAVVIGGGIAGLLAAQVLAAHADRVTIVERDRLPGEAKARSGVPQSGHIHVLLVGGQLALDTLLPGIVAELREHGAPEVGMPGDMVQWQSGIWYRRTPSTAHLLTASRPLLEWLVRRRVLTDTRIETVQGTEVVGLLGDAVRTTGVLLRERGAGARAARECVVTRALTADLVVDASGRGSRAPEWLAAVGAEPPAEETLDSGLAYASRVYRPGEDDGITDTIGYYVVPDPGQVCGGVALPMEDGRYLVTLSGVRGSEPPSDEAEFADFTARFPHPFLYEWLKRAEPDSPVRAFRNTANVRRRYDRPGRRPAGFLAIGDALCAFNPVYAQGMTVAAQNAVALREALADRRRTPTTRRVQQALLNSARQAWDISSGADREMPGVLGDAARTRAADRPVTWYLERVQRRAGGNPVVGAAFRAALHLSAPLSVLFAPRVVRAVLFEPVPHTPAEPPMWRESDGPVSDTW, encoded by the coding sequence ATGGGTATGGACGAGGACGTGGACGGCCCGGTGGCGCCCGACGCCGGGGAGCGGATCCCGCCCCATCGGCACACGGGCCGCCACGCGCGGCACGCGGTGGTGATCGGCGGCGGTATCGCGGGCCTGCTCGCTGCGCAGGTGCTCGCCGCCCACGCGGACCGGGTGACGATCGTCGAGCGCGACCGGCTCCCCGGCGAGGCGAAGGCACGATCCGGCGTCCCGCAGAGCGGTCATATCCATGTACTGCTCGTCGGGGGCCAGTTGGCGCTGGACACGCTGCTGCCCGGGATCGTCGCCGAGTTGCGGGAGCACGGCGCGCCCGAGGTCGGGATGCCGGGCGACATGGTGCAGTGGCAGTCCGGCATCTGGTATCGCCGCACGCCCTCCACCGCTCATCTCCTCACCGCGTCCCGCCCGCTCCTCGAATGGCTCGTACGCCGCAGGGTCCTGACGGACACGCGCATCGAGACGGTGCAGGGTACGGAGGTGGTGGGGCTGCTCGGTGACGCGGTCCGTACGACCGGCGTACTGCTCCGGGAGCGCGGAGCCGGCGCCAGGGCAGCCCGTGAGTGCGTCGTCACCCGCGCGCTGACCGCCGATCTGGTCGTGGACGCCTCCGGCCGCGGCTCGCGTGCGCCCGAGTGGCTCGCGGCCGTCGGCGCCGAACCGCCCGCTGAGGAGACGCTCGACAGCGGACTCGCCTACGCCTCCCGCGTCTACCGTCCCGGCGAGGACGACGGCATCACCGACACCATCGGCTACTACGTCGTCCCCGACCCCGGCCAGGTGTGCGGCGGCGTCGCGCTGCCGATGGAGGACGGCCGCTACCTCGTCACCCTCTCGGGGGTGCGCGGAAGCGAACCCCCCTCGGACGAGGCGGAGTTCGCCGACTTCACCGCGCGGTTCCCGCACCCGTTCCTGTACGAGTGGCTGAAGCGGGCCGAGCCGGACTCGCCCGTTCGCGCGTTCCGCAACACGGCCAACGTCCGCCGCCGGTACGACCGTCCGGGCCGCCGCCCGGCCGGCTTCCTCGCCATCGGCGACGCGCTGTGCGCCTTCAACCCCGTCTACGCGCAGGGCATGACCGTCGCCGCCCAGAACGCCGTCGCGCTGCGCGAGGCACTGGCGGACCGGCGCCGTACGCCCACGACCCGGCGTGTGCAGCAAGCACTCCTCAACTCCGCGCGCCAGGCGTGGGACATCTCCTCCGGGGCGGACAGGGAGATGCCCGGCGTCCTCGGTGACGCGGCCCGGACCCGCGCCGCCGACCGGCCCGTCACCTGGTATCTGGAGCGGGTGCAGCGGCGGGCGGGCGGAAATCCGGTCGTCGGTGCGGCGTTCCGTGCCGCGCTGCACCTCTCCGCACCGCTGAGTGTGCTGTTCGCGCCCCGTGTCGTACGCGCGGTGCTGTTCGAACCGGTACCGCACACGCCCGCGGAGCCGCCGATGTGGCGGGAGTCCGACGGTCCCGTCTCCGATACCTGGTAA